A DNA window from Paralichthys olivaceus isolate ysfri-2021 chromosome 3, ASM2471397v2, whole genome shotgun sequence contains the following coding sequences:
- the LOC109643455 gene encoding tetraspanin-1 produces MKMGCFTFVKLMMVLFNLLIFLGGLTLLAMGIWVSVDGSSFLQLLGPFSSQAMQFVNVGFFCIAIGIVLVLLGLLGCCGAHKESKCLLLTFFSIVLIIFIAEVAAGVVALAYSSFAEGILRAWATPTLQKEYGSEPVVTRIWNTTMTELKCCGFNNYTDFVGSSFEKENGGSLPPNCCWAHSAPCTPGEAERSNVQGCFQHILETLKEHANIVGGIAAGIGVLEIAAMIVSMYLYCHLDNRVS; encoded by the exons CTGGGGGGCCTGACCCTGCTCGCCATGGGGATCTGGGTGAGCGTGGACGGGAGCTcgttcctgcagctgctggggcCGTTCTCCAGCCAAGCCATGCAGTTCGTCAACGTGGGCTTCTTCTGCATCGCCATCGGGATCGTGCTGGTGCTGCTGGGGCTCCTGGGCTGCTGCGGGGCCCACAAGGAGAGCAAGTGTCTGCTGCTCACG TTCTTCTCCATCGTCCTCATCATATTCATCGCTGAAGTGGCAGCAGGAGTCGTGGCTCTGGCCTACTCTTCATTC gcCGAGGGGATCCTCAGAGCGTGGGCGACTCCTACTTTACAGAAAGAATACGGCAGCGAGCCTGTGGTCACTAGGATCTGGAACACCACCATGACCGAG CTGAAGTGCTGCGGCTTCAACAACTACACAGACTTCGTGGGTTCTTCGTTTGAAAAGGAGAACGGAGGCAGCCTGCCGCCCAACTGCTGCTGGgcccacagcgccccctgcactCCGGGCGAGGCAGAGCGCAGCAACGTGCAG GGCTGTTTCCAACACATCCTGGAGACGCTCAAAGAACACGCCAACATCGTGGGAGGGATCGCAGCAGGGATTGGAGTCTTGGAG ATTGCCGCCATGATCGTGTCCATGTACCTGTACTGTCACCTGGACAACAGAGTGAGCTGA